Part of the Deltaproteobacteria bacterium genome, AACGGAGATCAAAGGTCTGGCGCAGTTCCGGGGCCGTGACGATCCGCGCCTGGATACCCATGGCCTCCAGACGCGCCCGGACGCTGACGCAAGCGTCCTTGTTCAGCATGGAAATAAAAATGGCGTCCGGCGCCAGGTCGGCGAGGGCTTCGGGCGGAACAATCGGAACGCCGTCCAGGCTGGCGCCCCATTTGGTTTCGTCGCTGTCGCAATACGCCTTGATCTCGATATCCCCATGCAACAGGTTGGCGACCATGCGCCCGCCCTGGCCCGCGCCCCAAATCACGGCAGTGTTCATGCCTTGTTCCTCCACAGTCTGTTATTCGTGCCGCCCCTGGACATCCGGCTCTGGAACGCCGCGCCCCGGCGCCTCGATCAGGCGCGCGCCCTGGGCCAGGAGCAGCCGGCGCAGCGTGGGCTCGGCGTCGGACAAAAAGCGCAGCTTGATCACGGCCCGGTAACGATCCACCACGCTCATGATGGCCAGATTGTCATACCCCTCGAGCAAAAAACGATACAAGGCGATCTCCGAACGGGGAATTCCGGCGTACAGGACATGGCTGACCGTTTCCGGCGGTCCCAGGGGATGGATTCGTGGACGGCGCGGCCGCTGGCGCGCGGCCCTAGAGCACGTCATGACCGTTCTCGGTGACCACGACCATATGTTCCCAGCGCACGCCCCCCCACTGGGGATAATACAGACCCGGCTCCACGGTGATGACCATGCCCGGCTTGAGAATGGTCGGCCGGATGGGCCCGACGCCCGGCGCTTCATGGGTTTCCAGACCAATGCCATGCCCCAGGGAATGGGTGAACTGTTCGGCCACGCCATGCCGGGTGAAAAAATCCCTGGCCGTGGC contains:
- a CDS encoding DUF4911 domain-containing protein, whose translation is MTCSRAARQRPRRPRIHPLGPPETVSHVLYAGIPRSEIALYRFLLEGYDNLAIMSVVDRYRAVIKLRFLSDAEPTLRRLLLAQGARLIEAPGRGVPEPDVQGRHE